The following proteins come from a genomic window of Nostoc sp. ATCC 53789:
- a CDS encoding pentapeptide repeat-containing protein, which yields MDANELLKRYENGETKFIEANLNGINLFGADLIGIALNKADLGNAILIFSYLSRGILNHANLVCTKLSGANLNQASLISANLHDANLHGATLQGADLRNANLTLAYMLDTNLMNADLRGADLSGANLTGACLRGANLREEKRMYSASLRGANLHKADLRGADLTGVDLSKVDLSGANLSEATLRYADLSDANLSEAILHNASLADTNIGGANLKGANLMNARLERSNLIDAELTGVNLYGAIMADAKLTRCQMSGVNLSFARLNRVDLSRANLRQANLTETDLVDAYLARTDLTGANLSKANLIRAEMSSTNLTGANLRGAVMPDGTIND from the coding sequence ATGGATGCCAATGAACTTCTAAAGCGCTATGAAAATGGAGAAACAAAATTTATTGAGGCCAACTTAAATGGAATAAATTTGTTTGGTGCAGACTTGATTGGCATAGCTTTGAATAAAGCAGATTTGGGTAATGCTATCCTAATTTTTAGCTATCTAAGTCGGGGAATTCTGAATCACGCAAACCTAGTTTGTACAAAGCTAAGTGGTGCGAACCTAAATCAGGCAAGTTTAATCAGCGCCAACTTGCATGATGCTAATTTACATGGTGCAACTTTACAGGGAGCTGATTTGCGTAATGCAAATTTAACTTTGGCATATATGCTAGATACTAACTTGATGAATGCCGATTTACGTGGTGCAGATTTGAGTGGTGCAAATTTAACTGGTGCGTGCCTGCGTGGGGCTAACCTGCGAGAAGAAAAGAGAATGTACTCTGCTAGTCTACGGGGTGCTAATCTTCATAAGGCTGACCTACGAGGCGCTGATTTAACTGGTGTAGACTTATCTAAAGTTGATTTGAGTGGTGCTAATTTGAGTGAGGCAACGCTACGTTATGCCGATTTGAGTGATGCTAACTTGAGTGAAGCGATTTTGCATAATGCATCTCTGGCAGATACTAACATCGGGGGTGCTAATTTGAAAGGTGCTAACCTGATGAACGCTAGATTGGAACGTTCAAATCTCATTGATGCCGAACTTACAGGTGTTAATTTGTATGGTGCAATTATGGCAGATGCTAAACTGACTAGATGTCAGATGAGTGGAGTAAACCTAAGTTTTGCAAGGCTAAATAGAGTTGATTTAAGTCGGGCTAACCTGCGTCAGGCTAACCTCACAGAAACAGACTTGGTTGATGCCTATCTTGCCAGGACAGACTTGACTGGTGCTAATTTAAGTAAGGCAAATTTGATCAGAGCAGAAATGAGTAGTACAAATCTGACGGGTGCAAATCTGCGTGGTGCAGTCATGCCTGATGGAACAATTAATGACTAA
- a CDS encoding aldo/keto reductase → MVITQRRKLGRSELEVSPISFGGNVFGWTIDENSSFEILDSFIEAGGNFIDTADVYSKWVPGNQGGESETILGKWLKQRGHRDQVVIATKVGNDMGVRGQGLSRKHIQQAVEDSLQRLQTDYIDLYQSHIDDENTPLEETLETYAELTRQGKVRAIGASNYSAERLSQALEISRQHGYPRYESLQPRYNLYDRDGYEQDLQKICQEQEIGVINYSSLCSGFLSGKYRSEKDLSISLRGNSVKRYLNPRGLRILEAIDRVATTYNSTPTQVSLAWLIANPSITAPIVSATKVEQLNDIIKAVNIKLDQDAIDLLNQASSSNT, encoded by the coding sequence ATGGTCATTACACAAAGGCGTAAACTTGGACGTTCAGAACTAGAAGTATCACCAATATCTTTTGGTGGTAACGTATTTGGCTGGACTATTGATGAAAATAGTTCATTTGAGATTTTAGATAGTTTCATAGAGGCTGGAGGTAATTTTATTGACACAGCTGATGTCTATTCCAAGTGGGTTCCAGGAAATCAAGGTGGAGAGTCTGAGACAATTTTAGGAAAATGGCTCAAGCAGCGCGGTCATCGCGATCAAGTGGTGATTGCAACTAAGGTTGGCAACGATATGGGTGTTAGAGGCCAAGGGCTTTCTCGTAAACACATTCAACAAGCTGTGGAAGACTCGTTGCAGAGGTTACAAACCGATTACATCGATCTATATCAATCGCATATCGACGATGAAAACACTCCACTTGAAGAAACTCTTGAAACCTACGCAGAATTGACTCGTCAGGGAAAAGTACGTGCGATTGGTGCTTCAAACTATAGTGCAGAGCGTTTGTCACAGGCATTAGAAATTAGCCGTCAGCATGGCTATCCTCGCTACGAAAGCCTTCAGCCCCGTTATAATTTGTATGACCGAGATGGTTATGAGCAGGATTTACAAAAAATTTGCCAAGAACAGGAAATTGGCGTGATTAACTATTCCTCTCTGTGCAGTGGCTTTCTCTCTGGTAAATATCGCTCAGAAAAAGATTTGTCTATTAGTCTTCGTGGTAATTCTGTAAAAAGATATTTAAACCCTCGTGGCTTGCGAATTCTAGAGGCAATTGATCGGGTGGCAACGACTTATAATTCTACTCCCACCCAAGTTTCTCTGGCGTGGCTTATTGCCAATCCCAGCATTACTGCTCCTATTGTTAGTGCAACAAAGGTTGAGCAACTCAACGATATCATCAAAGCTGTCAATATAAAGCTCGACCAAGATGCTATTGACCTTCTTAATCAAGCCAGTTCCTCAAACACCTAG
- a CDS encoding pyridoxamine 5'-phosphate oxidase family protein, whose amino-acid sequence MSQLEKIQAEYEKFTEEFESVIISTVNAQAIPNASYAPFVMDNSKNIYIYVSGLSTHTKNIYTNPHVSVLFIEDEAKSNLIFARRRLSFDCTATLIERETDKWNQIVEQFQGRFGEIIEVLRGLSDFRIFQLTPSEGRFVVGFGAAYHISGDNLHQLVQITGDSNQK is encoded by the coding sequence ATGAGTCAACTTGAAAAGATTCAAGCTGAGTATGAAAAGTTTACTGAAGAATTTGAGAGTGTAATCATTAGCACCGTGAACGCCCAAGCAATACCAAATGCTAGTTATGCTCCCTTTGTAATGGATAATTCCAAAAACATCTATATTTATGTCAGTGGTCTTTCAACTCATACCAAAAATATCTATACCAATCCTCATGTAAGTGTCTTATTTATCGAGGATGAAGCCAAGAGTAATCTAATTTTTGCCCGTCGTCGTTTGAGTTTTGATTGTACGGCAACTTTGATAGAGCGTGAAACTGACAAGTGGAATCAAATTGTTGAGCAATTTCAAGGGCGATTTGGTGAAATTATCGAGGTTTTGCGCGGCTTGTCTGACTTTCGGATTTTTCAGCTAACTCCTAGTGAAGGGCGTTTTGTAGTTGGTTTTGGGGCAGCCTATCATATTAGTGGCGATAACCTCCATCAACTTGTTCAGATCACAGGAGATAGTAATCAAAAATAA
- a CDS encoding alpha/beta hydrolase — MLQFQPPGFGHKLIHTSLGAMVYYTQTNTPWAFGDAEDLPPLLFLHNFGGGASAYEWSKVYPAFASNYHILAPDLIGWGESAHPVRDYKIRDYLSTIAEFIIETCRQPVTVVASSLTAAFVIRLAIVQPNLFKGLFLVSPSGFDDFGQGAGRRLPLSVINTPLLDNFIYMLGAENEIAVRNFLQSFLFAKSERVSQEIVDAYLTSAQQPNAKFSALAFLRGDLYFDLSLYIQQLTIPTVMFWGEKAQFTNIKLGQRLANLNQRAIQDFYAIADAGILPHLEIPEVVIGLLQRYLR; from the coding sequence ATGCTTCAGTTTCAACCTCCTGGCTTTGGACATAAACTTATCCATACATCCTTGGGGGCAATGGTTTACTATACCCAAACGAATACACCTTGGGCCTTCGGTGATGCTGAAGATTTACCTCCACTACTGTTTCTCCATAACTTTGGTGGTGGGGCATCTGCGTATGAATGGTCTAAAGTTTACCCGGCTTTTGCCTCTAATTACCACATTTTAGCTCCCGATCTAATCGGCTGGGGAGAATCGGCTCATCCAGTCCGGGATTATAAAATTAGGGATTATCTCAGCACGATCGCAGAGTTTATCATCGAAACTTGTCGTCAGCCAGTGACGGTGGTAGCCTCTTCTCTAACAGCCGCTTTTGTTATCCGTCTAGCTATTGTTCAACCCAATTTATTCAAAGGACTGTTTTTGGTTTCCCCATCTGGATTTGATGATTTTGGGCAAGGTGCTGGACGCAGACTTCCGCTTTCGGTAATCAATACGCCTCTGTTGGACAATTTTATTTATATGCTTGGTGCTGAAAATGAAATTGCAGTCCGAAATTTTTTACAAAGTTTTCTGTTTGCCAAGTCAGAACGAGTATCTCAAGAAATAGTGGATGCTTATTTAACCTCTGCACAACAACCTAATGCCAAATTTTCCGCCTTGGCATTTTTACGGGGCGATCTTTACTTTGATCTGAGTTTATATATTCAGCAACTGACAATTCCCACTGTGATGTTTTGGGGAGAGAAAGCACAATTTACCAATATCAAACTAGGACAACGCTTGGCCAATTTAAATCAAAGGGCAATTCAAGATTTTTATGCGATCGCAGATGCAGGAATATTACCTCATTTAGAAATACCAGAAGTTGTCATTGGTCTATTGCAACGATATCTTCGGTAA